One genomic window of Candidatus Paceibacter sp. includes the following:
- a CDS encoding helix-turn-helix domain-containing protein yields MKNEPKTYYTPTELAELLSVNVMTIYRYIKAGRLVAHKIGKEYRIDRIEFERFMAKTKTK; encoded by the coding sequence CGAGCCAAAGACATACTACACACCAACGGAACTGGCCGAACTTCTGTCGGTCAATGTCATGACCATTTACCGGTACATCAAGGCCGGCCGGCTTGTCGCTCACAAGATCGGCAAGGAGTACCGGATTGATCGTATTGAGTTTGAGAGGTTTATGGCGAAAACCAAGACAAAATAA